A portion of the Sphaerochaeta pleomorpha str. Grapes genome contains these proteins:
- a CDS encoding AEC family transporter: MGKAFEAIMTIMLLFLCGFVLYKKKWVTNETMAFLSKFIVFVSVPAMLVTSLTSMFTHEQLLDLIPLLPMPLIMQVCLYYLSYLIALLLKVRKGRRWTFAMMGAISNTLFIGLPISMILFGEASLPAVMLTFLSSTLVCWTLGISGLMKDGKIFSGISLEKPGFWKRSKNFLLNPPILGLLVGVTLSLLDIELPSSIGNTLAYIGSMVTPLSMIYTGMFLATMHWKEMVPDKDTIAVFFIRFLLAPVLMYVSIGLMRKSGGVISDVTADVLIIQIAACVMTQSSILTIECKGDGIFATRAVALSNLVFLAVLPLYLYVLA, encoded by the coding sequence ATGGGCAAAGCCTTTGAAGCTATTATGACCATCATGCTTTTGTTTCTTTGTGGATTCGTTCTCTACAAGAAGAAATGGGTTACCAACGAGACAATGGCCTTCTTGAGTAAATTCATTGTGTTCGTTTCCGTTCCGGCCATGTTGGTAACCAGTCTGACGTCCATGTTTACCCATGAGCAGCTATTGGACTTGATTCCTTTGTTACCTATGCCTCTCATCATGCAAGTATGCCTTTACTATCTGTCCTATCTCATAGCTCTGTTGCTGAAAGTGCGCAAAGGAAGGAGATGGACTTTTGCCATGATGGGGGCTATCAGCAACACGCTGTTCATCGGACTGCCGATCAGCATGATATTGTTTGGGGAAGCAAGCCTTCCAGCTGTAATGCTTACTTTTTTATCATCGACACTTGTCTGCTGGACATTGGGGATTTCAGGCTTGATGAAAGACGGGAAAATCTTTTCCGGAATTTCCCTAGAGAAACCAGGTTTTTGGAAACGCAGCAAAAATTTCCTGCTCAATCCTCCGATCCTTGGCCTGCTAGTCGGAGTCACCTTATCCTTGCTGGATATCGAGCTTCCTTCTTCAATCGGAAACACCCTAGCGTATATAGGAAGCATGGTCACCCCGCTTTCTATGATCTATACCGGGATGTTCCTTGCAACTATGCATTGGAAGGAGATGGTACCTGACAAAGATACCATCGCAGTCTTTTTCATCCGATTTCTGCTAGCTCCCGTATTGATGTATGTTTCCATTGGTTTGATGCGCAAATCCGGAGGTGTTATCTCGGATGTAACAGCTGATGTCTTGATCATCCAGATTGCCGCATGCGTAATGACACAAAGTTCGATTCTGACTATCGAATGCAAAGGTGATGGTATATTTGCAACCCGAGCCGTAGCCTTGAGCAATCTCGTATTCCTTGCCGTATTGCCGCTCTATCTGTATGTGCTGGCGTAG
- a CDS encoding DUF72 domain-containing protein has protein sequence MENLYIGSCSWKYPSWEKLVYSSREPTDFLAEYAQKYRSVEIDQWFWSLGKSSYGLPDRATVAQYNASTPSDFRFTIKCPNTLTVPYAYKSGTEPNPWFLDREVFSRFLDTLEGLLPKIGLFIFQFEYLNKEKMESREKFLAELDAFFNSLPPSLPYGCEIRNPRWLDAFWFDFLRSHHIGPVLLQGYWMDDISQVLQRYANRIGPVACIRLHGDDRKGIEQETGGDWSKIVTPRDEELERIAAYVSKLAETATALYINVNSHYEGSAPLTIAKLQLLLEQQQ, from the coding sequence ATGGAAAACCTTTATATTGGATCCTGTTCCTGGAAATACCCTTCCTGGGAAAAGCTTGTCTACTCAAGCAGGGAGCCAACTGATTTTCTCGCAGAATATGCACAGAAATACCGTAGTGTTGAGATTGACCAATGGTTCTGGTCTTTGGGTAAGTCTAGCTATGGTCTTCCCGACCGTGCTACGGTCGCCCAATACAATGCTTCAACCCCCTCTGATTTCCGATTTACCATTAAATGTCCAAATACGCTCACTGTCCCGTATGCTTATAAATCTGGGACCGAACCCAATCCTTGGTTTCTTGACCGTGAAGTGTTTTCCCGCTTTCTGGACACCTTGGAAGGGCTACTTCCAAAGATAGGGCTATTTATATTCCAGTTCGAATACTTGAACAAGGAGAAGATGGAGTCAAGGGAAAAATTCCTTGCCGAGTTGGATGCTTTTTTTAACTCGTTGCCCCCCTCTCTTCCCTATGGCTGTGAAATCCGTAATCCCCGCTGGTTGGATGCTTTTTGGTTTGATTTCCTCCGTTCGCACCACATAGGGCCGGTATTGCTCCAAGGCTACTGGATGGATGATATTTCCCAAGTGCTGCAAAGGTATGCAAACCGAATCGGGCCGGTAGCCTGTATTCGATTGCATGGTGATGATCGAAAGGGAATCGAACAGGAGACAGGAGGGGATTGGAGCAAAATTGTCACTCCCCGGGATGAAGAACTTGAGAGGATAGCTGCTTATGTGTCAAAACTTGCAGAGACCGCGACCGCTTTGTATATCAACGTAAACAGCCATTATGAGGGCTCTGCACCCCTTACCATTGCAAAGCTTCAATTACTTCTGGAACAGCAGCAATAG
- a CDS encoding helix-turn-helix domain-containing protein, translated as MKYQSLSITLTKAERKFFEDIVKKDRNENEKKRASILLAVDESENRIRVKDTIVANREKTTVQTVCRVKKDFLNAPEGESAIRRKKRKTPPVPARITSEIESHIVSICIDDPPAGCRRWSLRLIADKAVELGYIDAISHTTVGKILKKNKLDLV; from the coding sequence ATGAAATACCAGTCATTATCCATCACACTGACCAAAGCTGAACGTAAATTTTTTGAAGATATTGTTAAAAAAGACAGGAACGAAAATGAAAAGAAGAGGGCTTCCATCCTGCTTGCAGTCGATGAATCAGAAAATCGGATACGAGTCAAAGATACCATCGTGGCAAACAGGGAAAAGACTACGGTCCAGACAGTCTGTCGGGTAAAGAAAGATTTTCTCAACGCCCCCGAAGGCGAGTCTGCAATCCGAAGGAAAAAACGAAAGACCCCACCTGTCCCTGCCAGGATAACCAGTGAAATCGAATCACATATAGTTTCAATCTGTATTGATGATCCTCCTGCCGGATGCAGGAGATGGTCACTTAGGCTTATTGCAGACAAAGCCGTCGAATTGGGTTATATCGATGCTATATCCCATACCACGGTTGGAAAAATTCTCAAGAAAAATAAATTGGACCTTGTTTGA
- a CDS encoding LacI family DNA-binding transcriptional regulator gives MSVSIKEVAKLAGVSVATVSNVLNNTKNVRPETKAKVETAVSQLNYQINPLARNFRKGQSKVIGFVVSDLSNYFFQNVAIGLERSLSEYGYHVALMDCKESKALEIENVRNLLASSVDGLVIATTGEDCCYLQLILENHDVPVVFVDRKPFGFTSDMVLSTNNEGAYLGIKYLISKGHEKIGFITSRNDSTMKERIEGYRQAYQEAGLKVNENYIMTGNNDISISQNQLLHGIAYTQAKQLIEAGEVTALFTGNNLSSIGAYNYLREVNIPVPDKMAFMTFDDSFWLSMTTPSISAVRQDPDMIGSVSGQLIYERISNKVSEQPNRIVRIPTRLVLRYSV, from the coding sequence TTGTCAGTCTCAATCAAAGAAGTAGCCAAACTAGCGGGTGTGTCAGTTGCCACGGTATCCAATGTTCTTAACAATACCAAGAATGTTCGACCTGAAACAAAAGCAAAAGTCGAGACAGCAGTAAGTCAGCTGAATTACCAGATCAACCCCTTGGCTAGAAATTTCAGGAAAGGTCAGAGCAAGGTTATTGGTTTTGTGGTTTCGGACCTCTCAAACTACTTTTTCCAAAATGTTGCAATCGGCCTTGAGCGGAGTCTGTCAGAGTACGGTTATCATGTTGCACTCATGGATTGCAAAGAATCCAAGGCCCTTGAGATTGAAAATGTCAGGAACCTTCTAGCTTCTTCTGTCGACGGACTGGTTATCGCAACAACCGGAGAGGACTGTTGTTATCTGCAGCTTATTTTAGAGAACCATGATGTTCCTGTTGTCTTTGTTGACCGTAAACCCTTTGGCTTTACCAGTGACATGGTACTCTCCACAAATAATGAAGGGGCATACCTCGGAATCAAATACCTGATTAGCAAAGGTCATGAGAAAATCGGGTTTATTACCAGTCGTAATGACTCGACAATGAAAGAACGTATTGAAGGCTATCGCCAAGCTTACCAGGAGGCTGGGCTGAAAGTGAATGAGAATTACATCATGACCGGTAACAATGATATATCGATATCGCAGAATCAACTTCTCCATGGTATTGCCTACACCCAAGCAAAACAATTGATTGAAGCAGGTGAGGTTACCGCTCTGTTCACGGGAAACAACCTTTCATCGATTGGCGCCTATAATTATCTTCGGGAAGTGAATATCCCGGTGCCTGATAAGATGGCCTTCATGACCTTTGATGATTCCTTCTGGCTTTCGATGACCACGCCAAGCATTTCGGCGGTAAGACAGGATCCTGACATGATAGGTTCTGTTTCGGGACAGTTAATATATGAACGTATATCAAATAAGGTTTCTGAACAACCAAACAGGATTGTGCGTATCCCTACACGTTTGGTCTTACGTTATAGCGTGTAA